In Acinetobacter piscicola, a single window of DNA contains:
- a CDS encoding glycosyltransferase family 2 protein: protein MITIGIPIYNAETYLEDAIKSVLAQSFKDFELILIDDGSTDNSLTIAQSFNDPRIRIYADGTNKRLPYRLNQIIQLAKYDYIARMDADDLMDINRLKIQIEHLKKHPEIDLVTTGMYSIGKSNEALGKRIPQDYMMSASEILQGVTNLLHASMLARKTWCLRNPYKVDNALAEDYELWLSSAIKKDLKYHVIQEPLYYYREVENVKIEKMIKGYNTQIEVINQYSKGVISDANRHKIIRKFQVKKAIVKILSATNLMSILQKRRVTKLNEDDLIRYSKNLDRIQQMGK from the coding sequence ATGATTACAATAGGCATTCCTATTTATAATGCTGAGACATATTTAGAAGATGCTATAAAATCTGTCTTAGCTCAGTCGTTTAAAGATTTTGAGCTTATCTTGATAGATGATGGGTCTACAGATAATTCTTTAACTATTGCACAATCATTTAATGATCCTCGAATTCGTATTTATGCAGATGGAACAAATAAAAGATTACCATATCGTCTAAATCAAATTATTCAATTAGCAAAATATGACTATATTGCTCGGATGGATGCAGATGATTTAATGGATATAAATCGTTTAAAAATTCAGATAGAACATCTAAAAAAGCATCCTGAAATTGATCTGGTGACAACTGGTATGTATTCAATTGGTAAGTCAAATGAAGCTTTAGGAAAACGTATTCCTCAAGACTATATGATGAGTGCAAGTGAAATATTACAAGGAGTTACAAATTTACTACACGCCTCAATGTTAGCGAGAAAAACTTGGTGTTTGCGTAATCCATATAAAGTTGATAATGCTCTTGCCGAAGATTATGAATTATGGTTATCTTCAGCTATAAAAAAAGATCTAAAATATCATGTGATACAAGAGCCATTATATTATTATAGAGAAGTAGAAAATGTGAAAATTGAAAAAATGATTAAAGGTTATAATACTCAAATTGAAGTTATTAACCAGTATTCAAAGGGTGTCATTTCAGATGCTAATCGTCATAAAATAATAAGAAAGTTTCAAGTCAAAAAAGCAATTGTAAAAATATTAAGCGCAACAAATTTAATGTCAATTTTACAAAAAAGACGTGTCACAAAATTGAATGAAGATGATTTGATTAGATATTCTAAAAATTTAGATCGTATTCAACAAATGGGGAAATGA
- a CDS encoding glycosyltransferase family 4 protein: MASKVIIIGNTATSILGFRIDLIKDLKSKNFIVYAFVCEYNDKDLRAINDIGAIPVIYNMQRGGLNPFADLKSLIELKSKISEIHPDIVFSYFTKPVIYGSLAAKMSKTPKVIGMVEGLGTPFTIHKHGQSIKVKIIRFIQVRLYKFVFPFLDKIIFLNPDDPIDLIEKNHIRHKKNAVEILGPIGLNLEEYSYSRWDESKEVSFIFIARLLAEKGIFEYIEAAKLVKQKYPNIIFKIIGGLDTENPYGLTQQQLDNLISSAVVEYPGFVTDVAKRIQDTAVFVLPSYYREGVPRSTQEAMAIGRPVITTDVPGCRETVVDGVNGFLVPKWNAKALAEKMCYFIENPEQVNKMGLKSYEIAQEKFDAKKVNSKLIEIMGLKEPNEKTN; the protein is encoded by the coding sequence GTGGCATCTAAAGTTATTATCATTGGAAATACTGCTACAAGTATTTTAGGCTTCCGCATTGATTTGATCAAAGACTTGAAAAGTAAAAACTTTATAGTCTACGCTTTTGTTTGTGAATACAATGATAAAGATTTAAGAGCGATTAACGATATTGGTGCGATTCCTGTTATATACAATATGCAACGAGGTGGATTAAATCCTTTCGCAGATCTAAAATCTTTAATTGAACTTAAAAGTAAAATTAGTGAAATCCATCCAGATATTGTTTTTTCGTATTTTACAAAGCCTGTGATATATGGTTCATTGGCTGCAAAAATGAGTAAAACACCAAAAGTTATTGGCATGGTTGAAGGGTTGGGAACGCCATTTACCATTCATAAACATGGTCAAAGTATCAAAGTCAAAATTATTCGTTTTATACAAGTACGTTTATATAAATTTGTTTTTCCATTTTTGGATAAGATTATTTTTTTAAATCCTGATGATCCAATTGATCTAATTGAAAAAAATCATATTAGACATAAAAAAAATGCTGTGGAAATATTAGGGCCAATTGGATTAAATCTTGAAGAGTATTCATATAGTCGATGGGATGAAAGTAAAGAAGTATCATTTATTTTTATTGCACGTCTTTTAGCAGAAAAAGGTATTTTTGAATATATTGAAGCTGCAAAATTAGTTAAACAAAAATATCCTAATATAATATTTAAAATAATTGGTGGGCTAGATACAGAAAATCCTTATGGTTTGACTCAGCAACAGTTAGATAACTTGATATCATCTGCGGTAGTGGAGTATCCTGGTTTTGTAACAGATGTTGCTAAACGTATACAAGATACTGCAGTTTTTGTATTACCTTCATATTACCGTGAAGGTGTGCCACGTAGTACACAAGAAGCGATGGCTATAGGTCGTCCTGTGATCACGACGGATGTACCAGGTTGTCGTGAAACTGTGGTGGATGGCGTGAATGGTTTTCTTGTGCCGAAATGGAATGCGAAAGCTTTAGCAGAGAAAATGTGTTATTTTATCGAAAATCCTGAGCAAGTGAATAAAATGGGATTGAAGAGCTATGAAATCGCTCAAGAAAAATTTGATGCTAAAAAAGTAAATTCCAAACTTATAGAGATTATGGGTTTAAAGGAACCAAATGAAAAGACTAATTGA
- a CDS encoding sugar transferase — MKRLIDIIISLMALIILLPIFLLVANKVRQNLGSPIFFYQERPGRDGKLFKMIKFRSMKDAFDKDGNPLPDDQRITPFGQKLRSTSLDEMPQLINVLKGDMSIVGPRPQMKEFLDHYTPHQMRRHEVKPGMTGLAQVSGRNNLSWEEKFDLDVEYVEKQSTLLDFKIMFKTVEVMLKKEGINAPDQEVGAERFSGSNTSSNSKPHSHQ, encoded by the coding sequence ATGAAAAGACTAATTGATATTATTATTTCTTTGATGGCATTAATCATTTTGTTACCTATTTTTTTATTGGTTGCAAATAAAGTTCGTCAGAACTTAGGTTCCCCCATCTTTTTCTATCAAGAACGTCCAGGTAGAGATGGGAAATTATTTAAAATGATTAAATTCCGCTCTATGAAAGATGCATTTGACAAAGATGGTAATCCCTTACCTGATGATCAACGTATTACGCCTTTTGGACAGAAACTGCGCTCAACGAGTTTGGATGAGATGCCGCAGCTCATTAATGTTTTAAAAGGTGATATGAGTATTGTTGGTCCACGCCCACAAATGAAAGAGTTTTTAGATCACTATACACCGCATCAAATGCGTCGCCACGAAGTAAAACCTGGAATGACTGGATTGGCGCAGGTGAGTGGTCGTAATAATTTGTCTTGGGAAGAGAAGTTTGATTTAGATGTAGAATATGTTGAAAAACAATCTACTTTACTTGATTTTAAAATTATGTTTAAAACAGTTGAAGTGATGCTGAAGAAAGAAGGTATTAATGCACCTGACCAAGAAGTGGGTGCTGAACGTTTTTCTGGTAGTAATACTTCTTCAAATTCAAAACCGCATTCTCATCAATAA
- the galU gene encoding UTP--glucose-1-phosphate uridylyltransferase GalU, with translation MIKKAILPVAGLGTRFLPASKSIPKEMVTVVDRPAIEYVIKEAVAAGIEQIILVTHSSKASIENYFDRNFELETTLEHKKKFDLLKEITDILPKNVSVVSVRQPQPLGLGHAVLCAKDIVGNEPFAVLLPDVLVKDADTKNDLALMIERFQVSNASQIMVEAVPDHLVDQYGIVDVAQSPNEGESIVMQGIVEKPAVGTAPSNLSVVGRYVLPAEIMQLLANTPKGAGNEIQLTDAIAALQNTATVEAYRMKGQTFDCGSKIGYLKAVLHYGIEHPKLGAEFKQLIQELDL, from the coding sequence ATGATCAAAAAAGCAATTCTTCCTGTAGCAGGTTTAGGCACGCGTTTTTTACCTGCAAGTAAGTCTATTCCTAAAGAAATGGTCACAGTGGTAGACCGTCCTGCGATTGAATATGTTATAAAAGAGGCGGTTGCTGCAGGAATCGAACAAATTATTCTTGTAACACATTCATCTAAAGCATCCATTGAAAATTATTTTGATCGTAATTTTGAGTTAGAAACAACCTTAGAACATAAAAAGAAATTTGATTTACTCAAAGAAATTACCGATATTTTGCCTAAAAATGTCAGTGTTGTGAGCGTGCGTCAACCTCAACCTTTAGGTTTAGGACATGCTGTACTGTGTGCTAAAGATATTGTTGGAAATGAACCTTTTGCTGTGTTATTACCCGATGTTTTAGTAAAAGATGCAGATACAAAGAATGATTTGGCTTTAATGATTGAACGTTTTCAAGTATCAAATGCGTCACAGATTATGGTTGAAGCTGTGCCTGATCATTTAGTCGATCAATACGGTATTGTTGATGTTGCTCAATCACCGAATGAAGGTGAAAGCATCGTAATGCAAGGGATTGTAGAAAAACCTGCAGTAGGTACTGCACCTTCAAATTTATCGGTTGTGGGGCGTTATGTTTTACCTGCTGAAATTATGCAACTTTTAGCAAATACACCCAAAGGTGCAGGTAATGAGATTCAGTTGACCGATGCGATTGCTGCATTACAAAATACAGCAACCGTTGAAGCTTATCGTATGAAAGGTCAAACCTTTGACTGTGGCAGTAAAATCGGTTATTTAAAAGCTGTATTACACTATGGCATTGAACATCCAAAATTGGGTGCAGAGTTCAAACAGCTCATTCAAGAATTAGATTTATAA
- a CDS encoding nucleotide sugar dehydrogenase, whose amino-acid sequence MKISVFGTTLQAGVLAGLMAEFGHQVSWCLNSQKTLNYQDEQVNQLIERQAQLGFLNIVDVDQLNLDQDVYLFSFTPTEVDIALNIAKKISLSPFIHPKLMINGSTFGLQGTEKLKSILSQDYWAYLPDVIQEGNAIQSFTQLKQVIVGVEQEETQNLMSELLRPIFQLQHQFLFMPILDAEFTKLSISGMLATRISYMNDLAVVSEKLGIDISNVRQGLAADTRIGATYLSPGAGFGGENFSHDILTLSNTVAYMGVHSHLLEQVWAINEQQKEVLFRKLWNYYHSHLKGKTVAIWGASFKENTSSIQNAPIHVMLQALWAQGVIVKLHDPQALKEIENMYGTRADLILCEDQYQAVEHADALCLMTAWAQYWSPDYLQLKQKMQHPLILDGRNIYDPAYVKSQGFAYQGVGRS is encoded by the coding sequence ATGAAAATTAGTGTTTTTGGTACGACTTTACAAGCAGGCGTACTGGCAGGTTTGATGGCTGAATTTGGTCATCAAGTGTCGTGGTGTTTAAATTCACAAAAAACATTGAATTATCAGGATGAGCAAGTCAACCAGTTGATTGAACGCCAAGCTCAGCTTGGTTTTCTAAATATTGTTGATGTAGATCAACTGAATTTAGATCAAGATGTTTATTTATTTTCATTTACACCGACAGAAGTTGATATTGCTTTAAATATTGCAAAAAAGATTAGCTTATCTCCGTTCATTCATCCTAAATTGATGATTAATGGTTCAACCTTTGGGTTGCAGGGCACTGAAAAATTAAAAAGTATTTTATCTCAGGATTATTGGGCATATTTACCTGATGTCATTCAAGAAGGTAATGCAATTCAGAGTTTTACGCAGCTTAAACAAGTGATTGTGGGTGTGGAGCAAGAAGAAACTCAAAATCTGATGTCTGAATTACTCCGTCCTATTTTTCAGCTACAACATCAATTTTTATTTATGCCGATTTTAGATGCTGAATTTACCAAACTCAGTATTTCTGGTATGTTGGCGACACGTATTAGTTATATGAATGACTTGGCTGTCGTCTCTGAAAAGTTAGGAATAGATATTAGTAATGTACGTCAAGGCTTAGCCGCTGATACACGCATTGGTGCAACGTATTTATCTCCCGGTGCAGGTTTTGGTGGTGAGAATTTTTCGCATGATATCTTAACCTTGTCGAATACTGTGGCGTATATGGGGGTTCATAGTCATTTATTGGAACAAGTCTGGGCAATTAACGAGCAACAAAAAGAAGTTTTATTTAGAAAGTTATGGAATTATTACCATAGCCATTTAAAAGGCAAAACTGTTGCTATTTGGGGTGCTTCTTTTAAAGAAAATACCTCAAGTATTCAAAATGCACCAATTCATGTGATGCTACAAGCTTTATGGGCACAAGGTGTAATCGTAAAATTACATGACCCCCAAGCATTAAAAGAAATTGAAAATATGTATGGCACGCGTGCTGATCTGATTTTATGTGAAGATCAATATCAAGCCGTTGAGCATGCAGATGCACTGTGTTTAATGACCGCTTGGGCGCAATATTGGAGTCCAGATTATCTGCAACTCAAGCAGAAAATGCAGCATCCTTTGATTTTAGATGGTCGTAATATTTATGATCCCGCTTATGTGAAATCACAAGGCTTTGCATACCAAGGAGTAGGGCGTTCATGA
- the pgi gene encoding glucose-6-phosphate isomerase translates to MSHIEQFSVVTELREQLNQLAEAQKNIHLNELFEKETQRFEQYSVQYQDLTFDFSKHRIDQAIFKNLIQFAESKKLAQWIQRLFSEELINYTEQRAAMHWALRQPSENKKNSKIVQAVHEQLERMYRIVEKIHAGQYRGVTGEVIQDVVNIGVGGSDLGPLMVTHALSDYQVHTTKPLHVHFVSTMDGSQLSELLHQLRPETTLFIISSKSFGTIDTLSNAQTVRQWLEKSLGQCEGVLKNHFIGVSTKPEKMTAWGIAPENQLLLWDWVGGRYSLWSCIGLPIALTIGVDGFKQLLAGAYAIDEHFQNAEFSENLPVLMGMLGVWNNNFLNIQTHAVLPYDGRLKYFAAYLQQLEMESNGKSIQRNNEQVEYDTCPILWGEVGPNAQHAFYQLLHQGTHSVSCDFIAPVHRYNANQFTYAQNAEALIEQHHLALSNCLAQSRLLAFGNQALDQKELTDLPKYKQYTGNQPSTTLLMKELSPYSLGMLIALYEHKVFVQSVIWNINPFDQWGVEKGKEIANQLLPILNQQQHDLSALDASTQGLIKILLQK, encoded by the coding sequence ATGAGTCATATCGAACAATTTTCTGTAGTGACAGAGCTTAGAGAACAACTGAACCAATTGGCTGAAGCACAAAAAAATATTCATTTAAATGAATTATTTGAAAAAGAAACACAGCGTTTTGAACAGTATTCTGTACAGTATCAAGATTTAACTTTTGATTTCAGTAAGCATCGCATTGATCAGGCGATTTTTAAAAATTTAATACAATTTGCTGAATCAAAAAAATTAGCGCAATGGATTCAGCGTTTATTTTCGGAAGAGCTGATTAACTATACCGAGCAGCGTGCTGCAATGCATTGGGCTTTGCGACAACCATCTGAAAATAAAAAAAATAGTAAAATTGTACAGGCTGTACATGAACAGTTAGAACGCATGTATCGCATTGTTGAAAAAATTCATGCGGGACAATATCGTGGAGTAACCGGTGAAGTAATCCAAGATGTGGTGAATATTGGTGTGGGTGGCTCAGATTTAGGACCTTTAATGGTTACACATGCGCTATCTGATTATCAGGTACATACGACCAAGCCTCTGCATGTTCATTTTGTTTCAACCATGGATGGCAGTCAGCTTTCAGAACTGTTGCATCAGTTACGTCCTGAAACGACGTTATTTATTATTTCTTCCAAGTCTTTTGGTACGATCGATACATTATCGAATGCACAAACGGTACGCCAATGGTTAGAAAAGTCTTTAGGGCAGTGTGAAGGAGTTTTAAAAAATCACTTTATTGGTGTTTCGACCAAACCTGAAAAAATGACGGCATGGGGGATCGCGCCTGAAAATCAGTTGCTGCTGTGGGATTGGGTGGGGGGTCGTTATTCGCTGTGGTCATGCATTGGTTTACCGATTGCATTGACGATTGGTGTAGATGGTTTTAAACAACTCCTTGCGGGTGCGTATGCGATCGACGAGCATTTCCAAAATGCTGAATTTTCAGAAAATTTACCTGTGTTGATGGGTATGCTTGGTGTTTGGAATAATAACTTTTTAAACATCCAGACCCATGCTGTGTTGCCCTATGATGGGCGTTTAAAATATTTTGCAGCTTATTTACAACAATTAGAAATGGAATCGAATGGGAAATCCATTCAGCGTAATAATGAACAGGTAGAATATGATACTTGTCCGATTTTATGGGGCGAAGTGGGGCCAAATGCACAGCATGCCTTTTATCAATTATTGCATCAAGGCACGCATTCAGTGAGCTGTGATTTTATTGCACCTGTTCATCGTTACAATGCCAATCAATTTACTTATGCTCAAAATGCAGAAGCATTGATTGAACAACATCATTTAGCATTATCGAATTGTTTAGCACAGTCACGTTTATTGGCCTTCGGTAATCAAGCACTGGATCAAAAAGAGCTGACCGATTTACCTAAATATAAACAATATACAGGGAATCAACCGAGTACCACACTTCTCATGAAAGAATTAAGTCCTTACAGTTTGGGGATGTTAATTGCTTTATATGAACATAAAGTGTTTGTACAATCTGTGATATGGAATATTAATCCTTTTGATCAGTGGGGGGTTGAGAAAGGTAAGGAAATTGCCAATCAATTATTGCCTATTTTAAATCAGCAGCAACATGACTTATCTGCCTTGGATGCATCAACACAAGGTTTAATCAAAATCCTTCTTCAAAAATAA
- the galE gene encoding UDP-glucose 4-epimerase GalE translates to MANILVTGGAGYIGSHTCVELLNAGHSVVVLDNLSNSSEEALLRVQELTAKSLTFVEGDIRDASTLDQVFASHQIDAVIHFAGLKAVGESQQIPLTYFDNNIAGSISLVQAMQRAEVFHLVFSSSATVYDEANISPLNENMPTGMPSNNYGYTKLIVEQMLQKLAIADARWSIALLRYFNPVGAHKSGRIGEDPQGIPNNLMPYVTQVAVGRREKLSIFGQDYDTVDGTGVRDYIHVVDLANAHLCALNNRLDAEGCRAWNIGTGNGSSVLEVKNTFEQVNGVAIAFEFARRREGDVATSFADNARAVAELGWKPQYKLEDMLADSWNWQKQNPEGYKK, encoded by the coding sequence ATGGCAAACATTTTAGTGACAGGTGGTGCAGGATACATCGGTTCACATACTTGTGTAGAGCTACTGAATGCGGGTCATTCTGTTGTTGTACTCGATAATTTATCTAACAGTTCTGAAGAAGCGCTACTCCGTGTGCAAGAGCTCACAGCAAAAAGTTTGACTTTTGTTGAGGGGGATATTCGAGATGCCTCTACTTTAGATCAAGTGTTTGCATCACATCAAATTGATGCTGTGATTCATTTTGCGGGCTTGAAAGCTGTTGGTGAAAGTCAGCAAATTCCATTGACTTATTTTGATAATAATATTGCGGGTTCGATTAGCTTGGTTCAAGCCATGCAACGTGCTGAAGTCTTTCATTTGGTCTTTAGTTCATCTGCAACGGTGTATGATGAAGCCAATATTTCACCGCTGAATGAAAATATGCCTACAGGTATGCCAAGCAATAATTATGGGTATACCAAACTCATTGTTGAGCAAATGCTGCAAAAATTAGCGATTGCTGATGCACGTTGGTCAATTGCATTATTGCGTTATTTTAATCCCGTGGGTGCGCATAAAAGTGGTCGTATTGGTGAAGATCCGCAAGGGATTCCTAATAATCTAATGCCTTATGTAACGCAAGTTGCTGTAGGTCGCCGTGAAAAGCTGTCTATTTTTGGTCAAGATTATGATACGGTCGATGGTACGGGTGTACGTGACTATATCCATGTCGTAGATTTAGCGAATGCACATTTATGTGCATTAAATAATCGCCTAGATGCTGAAGGCTGCCGTGCATGGAATATTGGTACAGGTAATGGTTCATCTGTACTTGAAGTCAAAAACACATTTGAACAAGTAAATGGTGTGGCTATTGCATTTGAATTTGCTCGACGTCGTGAAGGAGATGTTGCAACTTCATTTGCAGACAATGCGCGTGCTGTTGCAGAGTTAGGTTGGAAACCTCAATATAAACTTGAAGATATGCTTGCAGATAGTTGGAATTGGCAAAAGCAAAATCCAGAAGGATATAAAAAATAA
- a CDS encoding IS982 family transposase — translation MPIDTQLTTLFCLIDDFCADITNNVEQYRLTSGQAKRLRQSKISASEVLTLLLWFHLTGSRNFKAFYLYWAKPFLCSYFPNLPSYNRFIELKAKYVMYFVALIESLKVQSSGIAFIDSTKLAVCHNKRIQQHRVFVDSASRGKTSVDWFYGFKIHLICDHVGRLVSYCITTGNVDDRKVLPELIEHSKLKGKLFGDRGYIGKNWKDRLAEVGVQLITRVKRNMKPQVLDPFDHAVLKKRGIIEAPFNLMKSQFDLEHTRHRSKIGLLTTIFSALTLYALVLLNGYNSGIQQILKPIELKSA, via the coding sequence ATGCCTATCGATACACAGCTTACAACACTTTTTTGTTTAATTGATGATTTTTGTGCTGATATTACCAACAATGTTGAACAATATAGGCTTACTTCAGGACAAGCTAAGCGATTGCGCCAAAGTAAAATCAGTGCTTCTGAAGTTCTCACTTTATTATTGTGGTTTCATCTAACAGGGAGTAGAAACTTCAAGGCTTTTTATCTTTATTGGGCTAAGCCTTTTCTTTGCTCTTACTTTCCAAACTTACCTAGCTATAACCGATTCATTGAATTAAAAGCAAAATATGTGATGTATTTTGTCGCTCTTATTGAGAGTTTAAAGGTGCAATCCTCTGGAATTGCTTTTATTGATTCTACCAAATTAGCTGTGTGTCATAATAAACGTATTCAGCAACACCGTGTATTTGTAGACAGTGCAAGTCGGGGGAAAACCTCTGTAGATTGGTTTTATGGTTTCAAAATTCATTTGATTTGCGATCATGTTGGACGCTTAGTTTCTTATTGTATAACAACAGGTAACGTTGATGACCGTAAAGTATTACCAGAATTAATAGAACACTCAAAATTAAAAGGTAAGTTGTTTGGTGATCGTGGCTATATTGGTAAGAATTGGAAGGATCGCCTTGCAGAAGTTGGTGTTCAACTGATTACACGTGTAAAAAGAAATATGAAACCACAAGTTTTAGATCCATTTGATCATGCTGTATTAAAAAAACGTGGAATTATTGAAGCACCATTTAATTTGATGAAAAGTCAATTTGATCTTGAACACACTCGCCATAGATCAAAAATAGGATTATTGACGACAATATTCTCAGCTTTAACCTTATATGCGTTGGTACTTTTGAATGGATATAATTCAGGAATTCAGCAGATTTTAAAACCTATTGAATTAAAATCTGCTTAA
- a CDS encoding phosphomannomutase CpsG, whose product MSQLTCFKAYDIRGKLGTELNNDIAYKIGRAYGQIYQPKTVVVGCDVRLTSEALKQATIRGLNDAGVDVLDLGMTGTEEVYFGAFHLDVQGGIEITASHNPMDYNGMKLVRENARPISADTGLKDIQALAETEQFKDVAKKGTTQKYNILPEFIEHLITYIDPSKIRPLKLVMNAGNGAAGHVVDAIEEKFKQLSIPVAFIKIHNDADGHFPNGIPNPILVENRDSTRNAVLEHQADMGIAWDGDFDRCFLFDEKGQFIEGYYIVGLLAQAFLLKQSGEKIVHDPRLVWNTFDIVEKYQGTAIQSKSGHAFIKDVMREHNAVYGGEMSAHHYFRDFSYCDSGMIPWLLAISVLSETHLSLSTLVEDMIEKFPCSGEINFKVVDTQQTIQKILDYFADQNPKIDQTDGVSLDFGAWRLNVRASNTEPLLRLNIESRQDKNPKPMQAYVDELTTLIQG is encoded by the coding sequence ATGAGCCAACTCACTTGCTTTAAAGCTTATGATATCCGTGGAAAACTCGGCACAGAACTCAATAACGATATTGCATATAAAATCGGTCGTGCTTATGGGCAAATTTATCAACCTAAAACTGTAGTTGTCGGTTGTGATGTTCGCTTAACCAGTGAAGCACTCAAACAAGCCACCATCCGTGGTTTAAATGATGCGGGTGTTGATGTCCTTGATTTAGGTATGACAGGTACGGAAGAGGTTTATTTCGGTGCTTTTCACTTAGATGTTCAAGGTGGGATTGAAATCACAGCCAGTCATAATCCGATGGATTATAATGGCATGAAATTAGTGCGTGAAAATGCACGACCAATCAGTGCAGATACTGGCTTAAAAGACATTCAAGCTTTGGCTGAAACAGAACAATTTAAAGACGTTGCCAAAAAAGGAACCACTCAAAAATATAATATTTTGCCTGAGTTCATCGAGCATTTAATTACCTATATTGATCCAAGTAAAATTCGTCCATTAAAATTAGTCATGAATGCAGGCAATGGTGCAGCAGGTCATGTTGTTGATGCTATTGAAGAAAAATTCAAACAGCTGAGTATTCCTGTTGCATTCATTAAAATTCACAATGATGCAGATGGTCACTTTCCAAATGGGATTCCTAACCCAATTTTAGTGGAAAACCGCGATAGTACCCGTAATGCTGTACTTGAACATCAGGCAGATATGGGGATCGCATGGGATGGTGACTTTGACCGTTGCTTCCTTTTTGACGAAAAAGGTCAATTTATCGAAGGCTATTATATTGTAGGTCTACTTGCCCAAGCATTTTTACTGAAACAGTCAGGCGAAAAAATTGTGCACGATCCTCGTTTAGTGTGGAATACGTTTGATATTGTTGAAAAATATCAGGGAACAGCAATTCAATCTAAATCAGGGCATGCCTTTATTAAAGATGTGATGCGTGAACATAATGCGGTTTATGGTGGAGAAATGAGTGCACACCACTATTTCCGCGATTTTTCATATTGTGACAGCGGTATGATTCCTTGGTTATTGGCAATTTCAGTGCTTTCAGAGACCCATCTATCTTTATCTACACTGGTCGAAGATATGATTGAAAAATTCCCTTGTAGTGGTGAAATTAACTTTAAAGTCGTTGATACTCAACAGACGATTCAAAAGATACTTGACTATTTTGCGGATCAAAATCCAAAAATTGACCAAACCGACGGTGTGAGTTTAGATTTTGGTGCTTGGCGTTTAAATGTTCGTGCTTCAAATACAGAGCCTTTATTACGCCTCAATATTGAAAGTCGTCAGGATAAAAATCCAAAACCAATGCAAGCTTATGTCGATGAATTAACGACTTTAATTCAAGGATAA
- a CDS encoding IS1 family transposase, whose translation MQITLEIKCPTCLSDSIKKNGIKLYGKQNYQCKICKRQFIGDHALSYQGCHFGIKSKILHLMVRGSGVRDIAKVERVSIGKVLRTLSQSNYQLQARQTHYETIEVDEFWTFVGNKQNKEWLIYAYHRETGEIVAYVWGKRDLTTAKRLKLKLKQLGVSYTRISSDDWDSFVTTFKKCKQLIGKFFTVGIEGNNCRLRHRIRRGFRRSCNFSKNLDNHFKAFDLVFFYINNGFV comes from the coding sequence ATGCAAATAACTCTAGAAATCAAATGTCCTACCTGCCTGAGTGACAGTATAAAGAAAAATGGCATAAAACTATATGGTAAGCAAAATTACCAATGCAAAATATGCAAACGTCAATTTATCGGTGATCATGCACTGAGTTACCAAGGTTGTCACTTTGGTATCAAAAGTAAAATACTACATCTGATGGTACGAGGCAGTGGTGTTAGAGACATTGCCAAAGTTGAGCGAGTGAGTATTGGTAAGGTTTTACGTACGCTCAGCCAATCAAACTATCAACTTCAAGCACGGCAAACTCATTATGAAACCATTGAAGTAGATGAGTTTTGGACTTTTGTCGGTAATAAGCAAAATAAAGAATGGTTGATTTACGCCTATCACCGAGAAACAGGTGAAATCGTTGCTTATGTATGGGGTAAACGAGATTTAACCACAGCAAAACGACTTAAATTAAAATTAAAGCAGCTAGGTGTGAGCTATACCCGTATATCAAGTGACGATTGGGATAGCTTTGTTACGACCTTTAAAAAATGTAAACAGTTGATAGGTAAGTTTTTCACTGTAGGTATTGAGGGCAATAATTGTCGCTTACGCCATCGGATTAGACGAGGGTTTAGGAGGAGTTGTAACTTCTCAAAAAATCTGGACAATCATTTCAAAGCCTTTGATTTAGTGTTCTTTTATATTAACAATGGATTCGTTTAA